In the genome of Mucisphaera calidilacus, one region contains:
- a CDS encoding motility protein A, producing the protein MDLGVIFGFIGTWILIFWTLILGGSLLVYVDVPSVILILGASVTVLFFVCPMGNIKNLLPVMKRLFFYKSPPIDDLIDQMVGFAETARRDGILSLENSLKEVEDEFVVRGIQMAVDGTDPELIEQIMENELESLMDRHEVGKGMFETLGKYAPAMGMIGTLIGLVAMLNDLSDPAKIGAGLAVALLTTMYGSMVANGFALPMADRLGTRSAEEVIYKTIIIKGVMSIQSGDNPRVVEQKLKTFLPPHLRKMSDDEEQAA; encoded by the coding sequence ATGGACTTAGGCGTCATCTTTGGTTTCATCGGGACATGGATCCTGATCTTCTGGACCCTCATTCTGGGTGGGAGTCTGCTGGTCTATGTGGATGTCCCGTCGGTGATTCTGATTCTGGGTGCGTCGGTGACGGTGCTGTTTTTCGTGTGCCCGATGGGGAACATCAAGAACCTTCTGCCGGTGATGAAGCGTCTGTTTTTCTACAAGTCGCCGCCGATTGATGATCTGATTGATCAGATGGTGGGGTTTGCGGAGACGGCTCGCCGAGACGGGATCCTGAGTCTGGAGAACTCGCTGAAGGAGGTTGAGGACGAGTTTGTGGTTCGGGGTATTCAGATGGCGGTGGACGGGACGGACCCGGAGCTGATCGAGCAGATCATGGAGAACGAGCTCGAGAGCCTGATGGACCGGCACGAGGTGGGCAAGGGGATGTTCGAGACGCTGGGCAAGTACGCGCCGGCGATGGGGATGATCGGGACGCTGATCGGTCTGGTGGCGATGCTCAACGACCTGTCGGACCCGGCGAAGATTGGTGCGGGCCTGGCGGTGGCGTTGTTGACGACGATGTACGGTTCGATGGTGGCGAACGGTTTTGCGTTGCCGATGGCGGACCGGCTGGGGACGCGATCGGCGGAGGAAGTGATTTACAAGACGATCATCATCAAGGGTGTGATGTCGATCCAGTCGGGCGACAACCCTCGTGTGGTGGAGCAGAAGCTCAAGACGTTCCTGCCGCCTCACCTGAGGAAGATGTCGGACGACGAAGAGCAGGCCGCGTAA
- a CDS encoding OmpA/MotB family protein: MAKKRQKAAAAGAPEWMVTYGDMVTLLLCFFVLIVSFSEIKREDEFQAVVEEIKKAFGMKGGGGKIPTPDDPELSLIEKLEYLELKKDKQPSPQEVNDPAIEGETPTVKTIRPGELYAVGGPIVFEPGSAELSEASRVQLGPVIEEIKGANNLILIKGHTARLEIAGRHSDYKDLWELSFARSKAIFDYLTSEDVGLRSERFKLISAADKEPLIERAYSLDDQQPNRRAELMVSASIVDDYSQPTAVGGP, encoded by the coding sequence ATGGCTAAGAAACGCCAGAAAGCGGCGGCGGCGGGGGCCCCCGAGTGGATGGTGACGTACGGGGACATGGTGACGTTGTTGCTGTGCTTCTTCGTGCTGATCGTGTCGTTCTCGGAGATCAAGCGTGAGGACGAGTTTCAGGCGGTGGTGGAGGAGATCAAGAAGGCGTTCGGGATGAAGGGTGGTGGCGGGAAGATTCCGACGCCTGACGACCCTGAGTTGTCGCTGATCGAGAAGCTCGAGTACCTGGAGTTGAAGAAGGACAAGCAGCCGAGCCCCCAGGAGGTGAATGACCCGGCGATCGAGGGCGAGACGCCTACGGTGAAGACGATTCGGCCTGGTGAGCTGTATGCGGTGGGGGGTCCGATCGTTTTTGAACCCGGTTCGGCCGAGTTGTCGGAGGCGTCGCGGGTGCAGTTGGGTCCGGTGATCGAGGAGATCAAGGGCGCGAACAACCTGATCCTGATCAAGGGTCACACGGCGCGGCTGGAAATCGCGGGGCGGCACTCTGATTATAAAGACCTGTGGGAGCTGAGTTTTGCTCGCTCCAAGGCGATTTTTGATTATCTGACTTCGGAGGACGTGGGGTTGCGGTCTGAGCGGTTCAAGCTGATTTCGGCGGCGGACAAGGAGCCCTTGATTGAGCGTGCTTACTCGCTGGACGATCAGCAGCCGAATCGTCGAGCGGAACTGATGGTGAGCGCCTCGATCGTCGATGATTATTCGCAGCCGACGGCTGTCGGCGGCCCGTGA
- the fliN gene encoding flagellar motor switch protein FliN: protein MADETPTNPVDPTGDDVQDALSQAQSSVEELSNLVDEAQLLADNEIGEDSETGHAIEILGDVELDCSIELGRTEMLVEDVLRLAEGSVVELDKLAGDPVDVYVNERLVARGEVLVLNDNFCIRISEIVANLAEEAEEAASEVVSQEQSTEPSAA from the coding sequence ATGGCTGACGAGACCCCCACGAATCCGGTTGACCCGACGGGTGATGATGTTCAGGACGCGTTGTCGCAGGCGCAGTCGTCGGTCGAGGAGTTGAGCAACCTCGTGGACGAGGCTCAGCTGCTGGCGGATAACGAGATCGGTGAGGATTCGGAGACGGGTCACGCGATCGAGATCCTGGGGGACGTGGAGCTGGACTGTTCGATCGAGCTGGGTCGGACGGAGATGCTGGTGGAGGACGTGCTTCGTCTTGCCGAGGGGAGCGTGGTGGAGCTGGACAAGCTGGCGGGCGACCCGGTGGATGTTTATGTAAACGAGCGGCTGGTGGCGCGGGGCGAGGTGCTGGTGCTGAATGACAATTTCTGTATCCGCATCAGCGAGATCGTTGCGAATCTTGCTGAGGAGGCGGAGGAGGCTGCGTCGGAGGTGGTGAGTCAGGAGCAGTCGACGGAGCCGTCGGCTGCGTGA
- a CDS encoding FliO/MopB family protein, whose amino-acid sequence MRRSRGHQAFCGSARLWRALCVALLLCVGWVDRASGDRLSDLALEMTDPSRRVAAEGSSGEGVEPVVLSAATTSLASERRPLGRISGEAQPLPEASSGGSWWLLETAGALGCVIGVIFIARFAYQKFSGQSVVAGAHRGDVEVLSRTTIAPRNQIVLLRVAGRVLVCSDSAQGMCCLSEITDEQEVAGILGRSPRDAELRPSQAFSEVLTDLENEPAEEEAVEAGVDKARDDLSRLLSRVRAAKEGGWVA is encoded by the coding sequence ATGCGGCGGAGCCGCGGACATCAGGCGTTTTGTGGTTCGGCGCGGCTGTGGCGTGCGTTGTGTGTGGCGTTGCTGCTGTGCGTCGGCTGGGTTGATCGTGCGTCGGGGGATCGGTTGTCGGATCTGGCGTTGGAGATGACGGACCCGTCGCGTCGCGTGGCGGCTGAGGGTTCGTCGGGTGAGGGTGTTGAGCCGGTGGTGTTGTCGGCGGCGACAACGTCGCTGGCGTCGGAGCGTCGGCCGCTGGGACGGATTTCGGGGGAGGCGCAGCCTCTGCCGGAGGCGTCGTCGGGCGGGTCGTGGTGGCTGCTGGAGACGGCGGGCGCGTTGGGGTGTGTGATCGGCGTGATTTTCATAGCGCGTTTTGCGTACCAGAAGTTTTCGGGTCAGTCGGTGGTGGCGGGGGCTCATCGGGGCGACGTGGAGGTGTTGTCGCGGACGACGATCGCGCCTCGGAACCAGATCGTGCTGCTGCGGGTGGCGGGCCGGGTGCTGGTGTGCAGCGACTCGGCGCAGGGGATGTGTTGTCTGTCGGAGATCACGGACGAGCAGGAGGTGGCGGGGATTCTGGGTCGTTCGCCTCGGGACGCGGAGCTGCGGCCGTCGCAGGCGTTCTCGGAGGTGTTGACGGACCTCGAGAACGAGCCGGCTGAGGAGGAGGCGGTGGAGGCGGGTGTGGACAAGGCTCGGGATGACCTGTCGCGGCTGCTGAGCCGTGTGCGTGCGGCGAAGGAAGGGGGTTGGGTGGCTTGA